One genomic window of Nicotiana sylvestris chromosome 10, ASM39365v2, whole genome shotgun sequence includes the following:
- the LOC138880012 gene encoding uncharacterized protein yields the protein MDIIDPLPLAPAKAQFVLFMTGYFSKWVEAQSYQKIREKEFIDFIWDHIVCRFRIPSKIACDNGKQFIGNKVTKFLEGLKIRRILSTPYHPSGNGQDESINKTIIQNLKKRLTNAKGKWREILPETSKSSTRASPLSLFYGTKDLIPVKVREPTIRFRYAMKKTNDEAMNTSKELLDERRKAPFVRLTAQKQRIERLSTRSGTEPLGLKARVALFFP from the exons atggacatcatcGACCCTCTTCCATTGGCACCAGCTAAGGCTCAATTTGTTTTGTTTATGACTGgctatttctctaagtgggttgaagcacagtcCTACCAGAAGATCAGGGAGAAAGAATtcatcgacttcatttgggaccacatcgtaTGTCGATTCAGAATACCATCTAAAATTGCATGTGACAATGGAAAACAGTTTATCGGCAACAAGGTGACCAAATTTCTCGAAGGCCTTAAGATCAGAAGGATCTTatcaacaccttatcaccctagtgggaatggGCAAGATGAATCGATCAACAAAACCATAAtacaaaacctcaagaaaaggttgactaatgccaaaggaaaatggagagaaattctGCCCGAAACTTCGAAGTCCAGTACCAGGGCCTCCCCATTATCTTTGTTTTATGGCACCAAAGATTTAATACCGGTCAAAGTTAGGGAGCCGACCATCAGATTCCGATATGCGATGAAGAAAACGAATGATGAGGCCATGAATACGAGCAAGGAGCTATTAGATGAACGACGAAAAGCTCCCTTTGTTCGATTGACTGCCCAGAAACAacggatcgaaag gttaTCGACAAGGAGCGGCACAGAgcctttaggtctgaaagcacgtgttgcactctttttcccttga